A stretch of Paenibacillus sp. URB8-2 DNA encodes these proteins:
- a CDS encoding sulfatase family protein produces MKVLLLDLDSTTPSHLGCYGYHRNTSPNIDSIAAEGVIFTNYYTTDAPCLPSRTALMTGTFGIHNGVVGHGGTAADLRHEGVDREFRSRLGSESFPSIFREAGLRTALISPFGERHTAWPFYAGFNEIYNTGRCGMESAEEVTPAVLDWLDRNAGQDDWMLYVNYWDPHTPYRAPASFGNPFAEEPLPAWLTDDVLEEHRNKVGPHSASEINMYDNRTLDKYPRYPGEIADYAGLRRMIDGYDCGIRYMDGHIGAIFRNLEQQGIMDEVAIIITADHGENMGELGIYGEHGTADQGTCRIPMIVRWPGALKGHVNRGLHYHLDLPPTIADLLGLKPAPSWDGQSYAPALLAGEESGRDYLVVSQCAHVCQRSVRFGDWLYIRTYHDGYHLFDREMLFDLNQDPHELRNLAGARPDLCREGTYLLHDWHENMMRSMPFDTDPLWTVMKEGGPYHAKGHLKSYAERLVQTGRGHAVAELRNRHPQEFR; encoded by the coding sequence TTGAAAGTACTGCTGCTTGATCTTGATTCGACAACGCCCAGCCATCTGGGTTGCTACGGCTATCATCGCAATACCTCTCCCAATATCGATAGCATTGCGGCTGAAGGCGTAATTTTCACTAATTATTATACTACTGACGCACCGTGTCTTCCCTCGCGGACCGCGCTCATGACCGGTACGTTCGGAATACATAACGGCGTTGTCGGCCACGGCGGCACGGCGGCCGATTTGCGTCATGAAGGAGTGGATCGGGAGTTTCGCAGCCGGCTCGGTTCCGAGAGTTTCCCCTCGATTTTCCGGGAGGCGGGGCTGAGAACGGCGCTAATCAGTCCATTTGGGGAAAGGCATACGGCCTGGCCGTTCTACGCCGGATTTAATGAAATTTATAATACGGGCCGCTGCGGGATGGAATCGGCCGAGGAGGTAACTCCGGCCGTTCTTGACTGGCTGGACCGCAACGCCGGACAGGACGACTGGATGCTGTATGTGAACTACTGGGACCCGCATACGCCATACCGCGCACCCGCCAGCTTCGGCAATCCGTTCGCCGAAGAACCGCTTCCGGCCTGGCTGACGGATGATGTACTTGAGGAGCACCGGAACAAAGTGGGCCCGCACAGTGCGAGCGAGATTAATATGTATGACAACCGCACCTTGGATAAGTATCCGCGATATCCGGGCGAAATTGCCGACTACGCCGGATTACGGCGGATGATCGACGGGTACGACTGCGGAATCCGCTATATGGACGGACATATCGGAGCCATTTTCCGGAATCTGGAGCAGCAGGGAATTATGGATGAAGTGGCGATCATTATTACAGCCGACCACGGTGAGAATATGGGAGAACTCGGCATATACGGCGAACACGGCACAGCCGATCAAGGCACCTGCCGCATCCCGATGATCGTCCGGTGGCCCGGCGCCCTTAAAGGCCATGTGAATAGAGGGCTGCATTACCATCTGGATCTTCCGCCCACGATCGCAGATCTGCTTGGCCTAAAGCCCGCTCCGAGCTGGGACGGGCAGAGCTACGCGCCCGCGCTTCTGGCCGGAGAAGAGAGCGGCCGCGACTACCTCGTCGTCTCCCAGTGCGCCCATGTCTGCCAGCGGAGTGTCCGGTTCGGCGACTGGCTGTATATCCGCACTTATCATGACGGCTATCATTTGTTCGACCGTGAAATGTTGTTCGATCTCAATCAAGATCCGCACGAGCTCCGCAATCTGGCCGGGGCCCGTCCCGACCTCTGCCGGGAGGGAACATATCTATTGCATGATTGGCACGAGAACATGATGCGGTCCATGCCGTTCGACACCGATCCCCTCTGGACGGTGATGAAAGAAGGCGGCCCGTATCATGCAAAAGGACATCTGAAGAGCTATGCCGAGCGGCTGGTGCAAACCGGACGGGGACACGCCGTTGCGGAGCTGCGCAACCGGCATCCGCAGGAGTTCAGGTAA
- a CDS encoding carbohydrate ABC transporter permease, whose translation MSRIGAISVHIILILIGFVWIYPFLCMLSASFKDTEEFFADSLSLIPAHFNLSNFTRAWNAGNFNQYFLNTFIVTAVVIVIVLAITATCGYALGRYAFPGRRWLLLIFGLSIFVPLEFSIIPIFQLIKSLGLLDSRLGIILAEAGGGHVLFVLLFASFFRQVPKELEEASIIDGCGFFRTFIRVILPLSKPIMGSVTIMQFIWTWNSFLLPLVLTLSNPALRTLAVGMYALRGENIVDWTGLAAGGTIALAPIILLFLFLQRYFVDGMAGSIKG comes from the coding sequence ATGAGCAGAATAGGCGCCATATCCGTGCATATTATATTGATTCTCATTGGGTTCGTCTGGATATATCCGTTTCTTTGCATGCTTTCGGCTTCGTTCAAAGATACGGAAGAATTTTTCGCCGATAGTCTCTCGCTTATTCCGGCACATTTCAACCTTTCCAATTTCACCCGGGCCTGGAATGCCGGAAACTTCAATCAGTATTTTCTAAATACATTCATCGTCACGGCTGTGGTGATCGTCATTGTGCTTGCGATTACGGCGACCTGCGGTTATGCACTCGGCAGGTATGCGTTTCCCGGCAGGCGCTGGTTATTGCTGATATTCGGATTAAGTATATTCGTGCCGCTGGAGTTTTCGATCATTCCGATTTTTCAGTTGATCAAAAGCCTCGGTCTGCTTGACTCACGGCTCGGAATCATATTAGCCGAAGCAGGCGGCGGGCATGTGCTGTTCGTGCTGTTGTTTGCCAGCTTTTTCCGGCAGGTGCCCAAAGAGCTGGAGGAGGCTTCGATCATTGACGGCTGCGGCTTTTTCCGCACATTTATCCGAGTAATCCTCCCGCTTTCAAAGCCGATTATGGGGAGTGTAACCATCATGCAGTTTATCTGGACATGGAACTCATTTCTGCTCCCGCTGGTGCTTACGCTGAGCAATCCCGCACTGCGTACGCTTGCCGTAGGCATGTACGCGCTGCGCGGGGAGAACATCGTCGATTGGACCGGCCTCGCTGCCGGAGGCACGATTGCGCTTGCTCCGATCATTCTATTGTTCCTGTTTCTGCAGCGTTATTTCGTCGACGGGATGGCCGGTTCGATCAAAGGCTGA
- a CDS encoding carbohydrate ABC transporter permease, whose product MEKAMAGAINQRAVSGTKAKRNRTALWCWLFVAPNLIFYLLFQGWPIVINWYYSMLDWSGISSNATFVKLDNYTRLIADPYFWKAYRNSFMFMLQAVPPLLVLSLVLAVMLNNPLLRFAKLYRTLFFIPVIATTSIVGMIMIFIWGADGPLNYALAKLNLPGSGVNWLSDGRTAMYAVIVTYIWKNLGMNMIYWLAGLQSIPRELYEAARSDGAGHFRTFYHITLPLIMPIALVILLLNTAGALKVFDLIKTMTDGGPFFATDVVSTYIYRYAFSSEMGVPSMGYASAAGIFFAFTIVILAVLQGLIRKAMLRTWGGDNS is encoded by the coding sequence ATGGAAAAGGCAATGGCTGGCGCCATCAATCAACGCGCCGTGAGCGGAACAAAGGCCAAGAGAAACCGCACAGCCTTATGGTGCTGGCTGTTCGTCGCACCGAACCTGATATTTTATCTGCTGTTTCAAGGCTGGCCGATCGTTATTAACTGGTACTATTCCATGCTGGACTGGTCGGGTATCAGCTCGAACGCAACATTTGTCAAGCTGGATAATTATACGCGGCTGATTGCGGACCCATATTTTTGGAAAGCGTACAGGAACAGCTTTATGTTTATGCTTCAGGCTGTTCCTCCGCTGCTCGTCTTGTCGCTTGTCCTCGCAGTTATGCTGAACAATCCGCTGCTGCGTTTCGCCAAACTGTACAGAACGTTGTTCTTCATTCCGGTTATCGCCACAACGTCGATAGTCGGCATGATCATGATATTTATCTGGGGAGCGGACGGCCCGCTGAATTATGCGTTGGCGAAGCTGAACCTGCCTGGAAGCGGAGTGAATTGGTTAAGCGATGGACGCACTGCGATGTATGCGGTCATTGTCACTTATATCTGGAAGAATTTAGGGATGAACATGATTTACTGGCTGGCCGGTCTTCAGAGCATCCCCCGGGAGCTGTATGAAGCTGCCCGGAGTGACGGGGCCGGACACTTCCGTACTTTCTATCATATTACACTGCCGCTGATTATGCCGATTGCCCTGGTTATTCTGCTCCTTAACACGGCCGGGGCGCTTAAGGTATTCGACCTCATTAAAACGATGACGGACGGCGGACCCTTTTTCGCGACCGATGTCGTGTCAACCTATATTTACCGCTATGCGTTTTCAAGTGAAATGGGAGTCCCCAGTATGGGTTATGCGTCCGCCGCAGGAATATTCTTCGCCTTTACGATTGTAATTCTTGCCGTGTTACAGGGCTTGATACGCAAGGCGATGCTGCGGACATGGGGAGGAGATAACTCGTAA